The Herbaspirillum sp. DW155 genomic interval CGGCGGCTTCGCGCACGATCACGCGGGCCTTCACGAATTCATTTTCGGGCACCAGCAAACCGGTGTAGTCGCAGTCGCCCACGTCCTCGGCGATGGCCTGGTTGACGTTGGCGTCGAAGGCCGCATGCAAGGCGGCATCAAAGGGGCCGAAGGGATTGCGCAGGTTGCTGGCGGCAATCGTCGAGGCGGTCTTGAGGGCGTGGAGCGTCATGCGGGGCCGATTCCTGCAAACAGTTGCTGTTCGTCTTCAAGGCGCGCCGAGGGGCGCACCTTGGCCTTGCGCTGGGCGGCGAAGTCCAGCATGCGGTCGATGCAGACCACGGCCTGCTTTCCAATCGCCGGGTCGACGTGGATCTCGTTGGCACCGGTTTCCAGCACATGCAGCAGGTTCTGCAATCCGTTCATGGCCATCCACGGGCAATGCGCGCAGCTCTTGCAGGTAGCACTGTTGCCGGCCGTCGGCGCATCGATGAAACGCTTGTCGGGCGCCGCCATGCGCATCTTGTGCAGGATGCCGTTGTCGGTGGCGACGATGAAGGCGGGGGCATCGGAGGACTGCACGGCCGCAATCAGCTGCGAAGTCGAGCCGATCACGTCAGCCTGTGCTACCACAGCCTCGGGCGACTCCGGGTGCACCAGCACCAAGGCGTCCGGATGTTCGGCGCGCATCAGTTCCAGTTCAACACCCTTGAATTCGTCATGCACCAGGCAGGAACCCTGCCACAGCAGCATGTCGGCACCGGTCTGCTTCTGGATGTAGCTGCCCAGGTGCTTGTCCGGCGCCCACAGGATCTTCTTGCCCTGCGCATGCAGGTGCTGGACGATTTCCAGGCCGATGCCCGAGGTCACCATCCAGTCGGCACGGGCCTTCACGGCCGCGCTGGTATTGGCGTAAACCACCACGGTGCGGTCCGGATGCTGGTCGCAGAAGGCGGCGAACTCATCGGCCGGGCATCCCAGGTCCAGCGAGCAGGTGGCCTCCAGGTCGGGCATGAGGATGCGCTTTTCCGGGCTGAGGATCTTGGCGGTCTCGCCCATGAAGCGCACGCCGGCCACCACCAGGGTCTGGGCGGCATGGTCACGGCCGAATCGCGCCATTTCCAGCGAATCCGACACGCAGCCGCCGGTTTCCTCGGCCAGGTCCTGC includes:
- the nadA gene encoding quinolinate synthase NadA, yielding MQATATKVVEFERPQMETGGSCTANAWAKVPATPSPEERAQLKSRIRELLKEKQAVLVAHYYVDGDLQDLAEETGGCVSDSLEMARFGRDHAAQTLVVAGVRFMGETAKILSPEKRILMPDLEATCSLDLGCPADEFAAFCDQHPDRTVVVYANTSAAVKARADWMVTSGIGLEIVQHLHAQGKKILWAPDKHLGSYIQKQTGADMLLWQGSCLVHDEFKGVELELMRAEHPDALVLVHPESPEAVVAQADVIGSTSQLIAAVQSSDAPAFIVATDNGILHKMRMAAPDKRFIDAPTAGNSATCKSCAHCPWMAMNGLQNLLHVLETGANEIHVDPAIGKQAVVCIDRMLDFAAQRKAKVRPSARLEDEQQLFAGIGPA